Below is a genomic region from Azoarcus sp. KH32C.
CGAGCGCGCGCCTAAGCTTGCCGCCGGTCACGCGCCACACCAGCGAGCGGTCGCGCGAATCGAACTCGCCGACGCCCTTCACCGTCTCGATCACCTCCGGACCGGACAGTCCCAGCCGGCCTTCCTCGGACATGATCACCTCGTCGCACAGCCGCGTGACGATGCCCATCCCGCCGAAGGCGCCGCAGGAGCCGCCCACCAGCGCGATCACCGGAATGCCGGCCGCCTGCACGGCGAGCACCGCCCGCATGATCTCGGAGATCGCGATCAGGCCCGCGTTGGCCTCGTGCAGACGGACGCCGCCCGAATCGACGAGGAGCAGCACCGCTGCCGGCCTGTCGCGCAGCGCGCGTTCCAGCAGCCCGCGGATCTTCGCCCCATGCACCTCGCCGACCGCGCCGCCGTTGAACTTGCCTTCCTGGGCCGCGAGCAGCACCGGACGGCCGCCGACGCTCGCCCGACCGACGACGACGCCGTCGTCGAATCCGACTGGGGCATCGAGCCGTGCGAGGTGTGGGCTCGTCATACGCAGCTCGGGCGGACAGAACTCGGTGAAGCTGCCTTCATCGACCAGCGCCGCCACGCGGGTGCGGGCGCTCGCCTCGAAATAGCTGACGCGCTTGGTCTTCATTGCTTATCGCTCCGCGAGGTTTGGAAGGCCTGGTCGAGACGCAGGCTCACGACGGCGGGCGTTGCACCGGCATCATTGATCGCGATGCGCAGCCCCCCCGCGGGGTGGCGCTTCGCGAAGTCGGCGAGCACCGCTTCCCAGATCTCGCGGAAGCCGTGCGCCGAGGTATTCACCTCGATCGTGCAGGTCGCGGGATCGTCTCCGCGCTCGACCAGCACCTCCAGGTTCCCCGACGACACGACCCCGCACAGGGCCGTCCCACGGGCGCCCGCCGCGCTGGCGGGCAACTTGATCTCGAATCGTTCCACGTCGGGCTCCTACCAGTTGCGGAATTTCTTGGGCGGGTCGTAGAGCCCGCCCGAGGCATGGACCAGGTCCTTGATGTTGCGCGCCGCGAGCAGGTCGCGCGTCGCAAGCCGCGCGTCGATCCCGAGGTCCTCGGGGCGGCGGATGATCCCGCGGTCGCGCAGGTTCTCGACCGCTCGCCGGTCGCGCGCCATGCCGACCGGCGTGTAGCCCGCGACGCCGCGGATCGCCTGTTCGCGCTCTTCGCGGGTGCGGCACAGCAAGAGGTTGGCGATGCCTTCCTCGGTGATGACGTGCGTCAGGTCCTCGCCGTAGATCATCACCGGCGGCAGGTCCATGCCGGCCGATTCGGCGAGATCCCAGGCGTCCAGACGTTCGACGAAGGCTGGCTCCATGTGTTCGCGGAAGGTCTCGACGATCTGCGCGACGAGCTTCTGGCCGCGCGGCATCGGGTTGTCTCCGCGACCTTCGCGCCCGGCGCGCAGCCAGGCCTGCGACGCATGCCGCCGTCCGCGCGCATCGGCGCCCATGTTCGGCGCGCCGCCGAAGCCTGCGATGCGGCCCTTGGTCGCCGTCGAGCTGTTGCCGTTGAGATCCAACTGCAGCGTCGAACCGATGAAGAGATCGCAGGCGTAGTGGCCGGCCGCCTGGCAGAACGCGCGGTTCGAGCGCATCGACCCGTCCGGGCCGATGAAGAACACGTCCGGCCGCGCCGCGACGTAGCGCTCCATGCCCACCTCGGAGCCGAAGGAATGCACGGACTGCACGAAGCCCGCCTCGATCGCCGGGATCAGCGTCGGATGCGGGTTCAGCGCCCAATGCGTGCAGATCTTGCCCTTCAGGCCGAGGTCGGCGGCGTAGGTCGGCAGCAGCAGCTCGATTGCGGCTGTGTCGAAGCCGATGCCGTGGTTGAGCCGCGTGATGCCGTATTCGGCATAGAGCCCCTTGATCGCGATCATCGCCGTGAGCACCTGGGTCTCGGTGATCAGCGCCGGATCGCGTGTGAAGAGCGGCTCGACGTAATGCGGTGTCGGCGCCGCGACGGTGAAATCGACCCAGTCCGCGGGGATGTCGACGCGCGGCAGGTTGTCGACGATCTCATTGACCTGTGCGATCACGATGCCGCCCTTGAAGGCCGTCGCCTCGACGATCGCCGGCGTGTCCTCGGTGTTCGGGCCGGTGTAGAGATTGCCCTCGCGGTCTGCCGCCTGAGCCGCGACCAGCGCGACCTGCGGCGTCAGATCCACGAAATAGCGCGCGAAAAGCTCCAGATAGGTGTGGATCGCGCCGATCGTGATGCGGCCGCTTTCGACGAGTCGCGCGAGACGCCCGGCCTGCGGCCCCGAGAATGAGAAGTCGATCCGGCTCACCTGGCCGCTCTCGATGATGTCGACGTGCTCGGGCAGCGCCAGCACCGACTGCACGAGGTGCAGGTCGCGCACCCGCGACGGGTCGGTCTTCGTCAGCGCGCG
It encodes:
- a CDS encoding biotin-independent malonate decarboxylase subunit beta; translated protein: MKTKRVSYFEASARTRVAALVDEGSFTEFCPPELRMTSPHLARLDAPVGFDDGVVVGRASVGGRPVLLAAQEGKFNGGAVGEVHGAKIRGLLERALRDRPAAVLLLVDSGGVRLHEANAGLIAISEIMRAVLAVQAAGIPVIALVGGSCGAFGGMGIVTRLCDEVIMSEEGRLGLSGPEVIETVKGVGEFDSRDRSLVWRVTGGKLRRALGEATALVDDDASSFREAVVGCLDRSSAGRDALDELELLQAAQQRLQQRRERFADTRDGLEVWRSTGFPDPQAVPMLTADAFNAQLAALHAEVQS
- the mdcC gene encoding malonate decarboxylase acyl carrier protein — its product is MERFEIKLPASAAGARGTALCGVVSSGNLEVLVERGDDPATCTIEVNTSAHGFREIWEAVLADFAKRHPAGGLRIAINDAGATPAVVSLRLDQAFQTSRSDKQ
- the mdcA gene encoding malonate decarboxylase subunit alpha; this encodes MNSPESPGRAWDTRARNRARRLERAASLANGRNVAPENIVALLEAVIEPGDRLCVEGNNQKQADFLSRALTKTDPSRVRDLHLVQSVLALPEHVDIIESGQVSRIDFSFSGPQAGRLARLVESGRITIGAIHTYLELFARYFVDLTPQVALVAAQAADREGNLYTGPNTEDTPAIVEATAFKGGIVIAQVNEIVDNLPRVDIPADWVDFTVAAPTPHYVEPLFTRDPALITETQVLTAMIAIKGLYAEYGITRLNHGIGFDTAAIELLLPTYAADLGLKGKICTHWALNPHPTLIPAIEAGFVQSVHSFGSEVGMERYVAARPDVFFIGPDGSMRSNRAFCQAAGHYACDLFIGSTLQLDLNGNSSTATKGRIAGFGGAPNMGADARGRRHASQAWLRAGREGRGDNPMPRGQKLVAQIVETFREHMEPAFVERLDAWDLAESAGMDLPPVMIYGEDLTHVITEEGIANLLLCRTREEREQAIRGVAGYTPVGMARDRRAVENLRDRGIIRRPEDLGIDARLATRDLLAARNIKDLVHASGGLYDPPKKFRNW